The following are encoded together in the Choristoneura fumiferana chromosome 4, NRCan_CFum_1, whole genome shotgun sequence genome:
- the LOC141427041 gene encoding uncharacterized protein: MNTLLVQIESILNSRPLTPLSSDPRDLVPLTPAHFLIGRTLMMLPSPQVNDSTVSVSRYMRTQQLKTHFWSRYYKEYISELQKRQKWHKDGRRLKLGEMVVVKDDRLPPNRWLLGRVTGLHPGSDGVPRVADVYTTSGTLRRAFNRLCPLPILETSVPKGGAC, translated from the coding sequence ATGAATACATTACTCGTCCAAATCGAATCAATCCTCAATTCTCGGCCTCTGACGCCTTTATCATCAGACCCCAGAGATTTAGTTCCCCTAACTCCAGCTCATTTTTTGATCGGACGAACTCTGATGATGTTGCCATCGCCTCAGGTCAACGACTCAACAGTCTCCGTTTCACGATACATGAGGACGCAGCAGTTAAAGACTCATTTCTGGAGTAGATACTATAAAGAGTACATTTCAGAACTCCAGAAGAGACAAAAATGGCACAAGGATGGCCGGCGCCTCAAACTTGGCGAGATGGTGGTTGTAAAGGACGACCGCCTGCCCCCCAACCGCTGGCTGCTCGGCCGCGTCACCGGCCTGCACCCTGGCTCCGACGGCGTGCCACGCGTCGCCGATGTGTACACCACCTCCGGGACTCTACGAAGAGCCTTTAATCGACTCTGCCCACTGCCGATTTTGGAAACTTCCGTTCCCAAGGGGGGAGCATGTTAA